The following proteins are encoded in a genomic region of Zingiber officinale cultivar Zhangliang unplaced genomic scaffold, Zo_v1.1 ctg250, whole genome shotgun sequence:
- the LOC122037287 gene encoding vacuolar protein sorting-associated protein 9A-like → MEGGGSGEAFGSSTAPLTWHDFLERMRHPSAADFVKSIKSFIVSFSNRAPDPEKDSASVQEFLSNMEEAFRAHTLWAGSSEEELESAGEVSYYTSIFSFMLIYKTFHPGLHACS, encoded by the exons ATGGAGGGCGGAGGCAGCGGCGAAGCCTTCGGTTCCTCCACCGCCCCGCTCACCTGGCACGATTTCTTGGAGCGGATGCGCCACCCATCGGCGGCAGATTTCGTCAAATCGATCAAGAG CTTCATTGTATCCTTTTCAAATCGAGCTCCTGATCCAGAAAAAGACAGTGCTTCTGTACAGGAGTTCCTTTCCAACATGGAAGAGGCCTTTAGGGCTCATACACTTTGGGCTGGTAGTTCAGAAGAAGAACTGGAAAGTGCTGGGGAGGTGAGCTATTACACTTCCATATTTTCATTTATGCTAATATATAAAACTTTTCATCCTGGATTACATGCTTGTTCCTGA